A section of the Leptolyngbya iicbica LK genome encodes:
- a CDS encoding M23 family metallopeptidase produces MVRVWQLAGGLLAAAIVVFLNLGQAAPTQALDPLSAANTQWQQASFPVENFQAYTSPFGYRSDPYGGDQRFHYGLDMAAPSGSYIRSWWGGQVIEVSDDSSCGTSVVVQSGNWMHIYCHMQGYVTQDGSGRYMLDNEGGLRIREGQLVDTGMRIGRIGMTGRTTGPHLHWGLKYNDNWVDPALVLRAMYSSQQAAIGGQ; encoded by the coding sequence ATGGTTAGAGTGTGGCAGCTAGCAGGCGGCTTACTCGCGGCTGCGATCGTCGTTTTCTTAAACTTGGGACAGGCTGCCCCGACGCAGGCATTAGACCCGCTCTCAGCCGCCAATACTCAATGGCAACAAGCCTCCTTCCCGGTAGAAAACTTTCAAGCGTATACGTCACCGTTTGGCTATCGGTCTGACCCTTACGGGGGTGACCAGCGCTTTCACTATGGGTTAGATATGGCGGCTCCTTCCGGCAGCTACATTCGCAGTTGGTGGGGCGGCCAGGTGATTGAAGTTTCCGATGATAGTTCCTGCGGCACGTCGGTGGTGGTGCAGTCAGGCAATTGGATGCACATTTACTGCCACATGCAGGGCTATGTCACCCAAGACGGCAGCGGCCGCTACATGCTCGATAATGAGGGCGGTTTGCGCATTCGCGAAGGGCAATTGGTTGATACGGGGATGCGGATTGGGCGCATCGGGATGACGGGCCGCACCACCGGACCGCACCTGCACTGGGGCTTGAAATATAACGATAATTGGGTGGATCCGGCGTTAGTCTTACGCGCAATGTATTCCAGCCAGCAGGCGGCGATCGGGGGGCAATAG
- a CDS encoding threonine aldolase family protein: MMIDLRSDTVTQPTPAMRQVIADAPVGDDVLGDDPTVNELEETVAELLGKEAAVYMPSGTMTNQVALRIHTEPGDEIILESQAHIYFYEAGGPAALSGVMCKLITGDRGIFTAADLQAALRPWNEHYPRTKLVCLENTHNRGGGSIFPLSEIRAIAQVCQANNLRLHLDGARFWNACIATGITEAEYANPFDTVSVCFSKGLGAPVGSALVGSKELMQRARRFRKMFGGGMRQAGIIAAGALYALKHQRDRLTDDHAHAQRLAQGLQAIDGISVDLDTVVTNLVYFHTPPTLPATVLANELAAVGVGVLPTAAHTLRAVTNLMVDQADIDTALEQIAAVMGQLRSQPQTPNPATTPTVAQY; encoded by the coding sequence ATGATGATTGATTTACGTAGCGATACTGTGACTCAGCCTACGCCCGCCATGCGCCAAGTGATCGCCGATGCCCCGGTCGGCGATGATGTCCTGGGCGATGACCCGACTGTCAACGAATTAGAAGAAACCGTAGCCGAACTGCTCGGCAAAGAAGCCGCCGTATACATGCCCTCAGGCACGATGACTAATCAAGTCGCACTGCGCATTCACACTGAACCCGGCGATGAAATTATTCTGGAAAGCCAGGCGCACATTTATTTTTATGAGGCGGGCGGTCCGGCAGCGCTGTCTGGGGTCATGTGCAAGCTCATTACGGGCGATCGCGGCATCTTTACTGCCGCTGATCTACAAGCCGCCCTGCGCCCCTGGAATGAACACTACCCTCGCACCAAGCTTGTCTGTTTGGAAAACACTCACAACCGTGGCGGCGGCAGTATATTTCCGTTATCAGAAATTCGGGCGATCGCTCAAGTGTGTCAAGCGAATAATCTGCGACTGCATCTCGACGGCGCCCGCTTTTGGAATGCCTGTATCGCCACTGGAATTACGGAAGCCGAGTATGCAAACCCCTTTGACACTGTGAGCGTATGCTTTTCGAAGGGGTTAGGTGCCCCGGTCGGTTCAGCTCTAGTTGGTTCTAAGGAATTGATGCAGCGAGCGCGACGGTTTCGCAAAATGTTTGGTGGCGGCATGCGCCAAGCAGGCATTATTGCCGCCGGAGCGCTCTATGCCCTTAAACACCAACGAGATCGCCTAACTGATGATCATGCCCATGCCCAAAGATTGGCTCAAGGGTTACAGGCTATCGACGGCATCAGTGTTGACCTTGACACAGTGGTTACAAATCTAGTGTATTTCCACACTCCGCCCACTCTACCGGCAACGGTCTTGGCCAACGAGTTAGCAGCCGTCGGCGTCGGCGTCTTACCTACCGCTGCCCACACTTTGCGAGCCGTTACTAACCTGATGGTTGACCAAGCCGACATTGATACGGCGTTGGAACAGATTGCGGCGGTTATGGGGCAATTGCGATCGCAACCGCAGACGCCTAATCCCGCAACGACCCCCACTGTTGCTCAATATTGA
- the hpsJ-B gene encoding hormogonium polysaccharide biosynthesis protein HpsJ, with protein MTAEKTFASAAASPLAATALKLVGVVTILSALLDFLVLLIPPNFLDAQWQLNATTQIVDRGIVPLVGISLLLAGYWIDRSAGTARSSGNLLTDLRFWACVVSSILGLVFLLLTFLHVNNVRITAQEALAQVAREANQAREELGQRLEGELNQQLSQLEVLFQDEALLDQAIAAGQLPEEIQQFQGNPDGLNEFLSERAGQAAQEIETEIGTRQEDARARVRQEAIKSAARISISSFLMSIAYIVIGWTGLRRLMSMGGA; from the coding sequence ATGACTGCTGAAAAAACTTTCGCCAGCGCGGCTGCCTCCCCCCTTGCGGCGACCGCCCTCAAATTAGTAGGTGTCGTCACTATCCTGTCAGCACTCCTCGATTTTCTAGTGCTGTTGATTCCCCCTAATTTTTTAGATGCGCAATGGCAACTGAATGCGACGACTCAAATCGTGGATCGAGGCATTGTGCCGTTAGTTGGGATTTCCCTACTTTTAGCAGGCTATTGGATTGACCGCAGTGCTGGGACTGCGAGATCCAGCGGTAATCTGCTGACCGATCTCCGATTCTGGGCTTGTGTGGTGTCCAGCATTTTGGGCCTCGTCTTCCTGTTGCTGACTTTCTTGCATGTGAACAATGTGCGCATTACGGCTCAAGAAGCTCTGGCGCAGGTCGCGCGAGAAGCTAATCAAGCCCGCGAAGAGTTGGGCCAGCGACTGGAAGGCGAGCTCAATCAACAGTTGAGCCAGCTTGAAGTCTTGTTTCAGGATGAAGCGCTGTTGGATCAAGCGATCGCAGCCGGGCAATTACCAGAAGAGATTCAACAATTTCAAGGCAACCCTGATGGCTTGAATGAGTTTTTGTCAGAGCGAGCGGGACAAGCGGCCCAAGAGATTGAGACCGAAATCGGCACTCGTCAGGAAGACGCGCGCGCACGAGTCCGGCAAGAGGCGATTAAATCTGCTGCGCGAATTTCAATCAGCAGCTTTTTGATGTCGATCGCTTACATCGTGATTGGTTGGACGGGGCTTCGTCGCCTCATGAGCATGGGGGGTGCTTAG
- the psb29 gene encoding photosystem II biogenesis protein Psp29, whose product MSNVRTVSDTKRAFYENFDRPVTSVYRRVIEELMVEMHLLSVSGDFVYDPIYALGIVTTYDTFMEGYRPEGDVEPIFVALCKSVESTPEQYRNDAQHALSTVEGMSLDDLKSLLGNLSEANAEGLATILKGVAERDRFKYSRAFGIGFYTLTAKIDADLIQDKESLMAFMKEAAEALGISFDKLQKDIELYRSNLDKMVQAKALMAEVLEAERKKREERAQAKAEKEQATSSPESADVTSEEVAAEPVATPAAETDEQSPSA is encoded by the coding sequence GTGAGCAACGTCCGCACTGTATCTGACACCAAACGCGCCTTTTACGAAAACTTTGACCGCCCAGTTACGTCGGTATATCGCCGCGTGATTGAAGAACTCATGGTGGAGATGCATCTCCTGTCGGTGAGTGGTGACTTTGTCTACGACCCCATTTATGCGTTGGGCATCGTGACGACCTACGACACCTTTATGGAAGGTTATCGCCCCGAAGGTGATGTCGAACCGATTTTCGTGGCTCTGTGTAAATCCGTAGAGTCCACCCCAGAGCAATATCGCAACGATGCCCAACACGCTCTGAGCACTGTCGAGGGTATGTCGCTCGACGACCTTAAGTCACTTTTAGGCAACTTATCTGAAGCCAATGCCGAAGGTCTTGCGACAATTTTAAAGGGAGTCGCTGAGCGCGATCGCTTCAAATATAGCCGGGCTTTTGGCATTGGCTTTTATACTCTCACCGCCAAGATTGACGCTGATTTAATTCAAGACAAAGAGTCACTGATGGCCTTTATGAAAGAGGCCGCCGAAGCACTTGGCATCTCTTTCGACAAGCTCCAAAAAGATATCGAGCTTTATCGCAGTAATCTAGACAAGATGGTGCAAGCCAAGGCACTCATGGCAGAAGTGCTAGAAGCAGAACGGAAAAAGCGCGAAGAACGGGCGCAAGCAAAAGCTGAAAAAGAGCAGGCGACTAGTTCGCCAGAGTCAGCCGATGTAACCTCAGAAGAAGTTGCTGCTGAACCCGTTGCGACGCCTGCTGCAGAAACTGACGAGCAGTCTCCGTCTGCTTAG
- a CDS encoding SRPBCC family protein: MSLTSSLDQLTLDLAPEQQQALQAGEVVMLGSEGTYTVLSLVPAPASVVWDVLTNYERFPDFLPSVKASRVLERRDNCVLVERKDSRKVGILPIRVKIVTENIEYPQERIEYRMVDGTLDEMNGTWELSPVSGPNQADATLLVQKIEAKASMGPLQPYFFEVFESGLTEMTANLRNEMAQQQTALQA, translated from the coding sequence ATGTCTCTCACGTCTTCCCTCGACCAGTTAACCCTCGATTTGGCTCCCGAGCAGCAGCAAGCTCTGCAGGCCGGGGAGGTCGTGATGCTCGGCAGTGAGGGAACCTACACGGTGCTATCACTAGTGCCCGCGCCCGCGTCAGTAGTGTGGGACGTTCTGACTAATTACGAACGCTTTCCCGATTTCTTGCCTTCGGTCAAGGCTAGCCGCGTGCTGGAAAGACGCGACAATTGTGTACTGGTTGAGCGGAAAGACAGCCGCAAAGTCGGCATTTTGCCCATCCGCGTCAAAATCGTGACCGAGAACATCGAGTATCCCCAGGAGCGGATTGAATACCGCATGGTGGACGGTACGCTGGATGAAATGAACGGGACTTGGGAGCTTTCACCCGTCAGCGGACCCAATCAAGCCGACGCAACCCTGCTTGTACAAAAGATTGAGGCTAAGGCCAGTATGGGCCCGCTACAACCTTATTTTTTCGAAGTGTTTGAGTCCGGGCTGACTGAAATGACGGCCAACTTGCGAAACGAAATGGCCCAGCAGCAAACAGCTCTCCAAGCTTAG
- a CDS encoding cation:proton antiporter, giving the protein MYRQQTDVPTDEVKESTVAAEHQFVLDLTVALGASAVSGYVANRLRQPALLGYLAAGLLIGPSGFRLLNDVQQIEELAEIGVAFLLFALGVEFSLAELRRVQKIAVQGSLWQMGLTTVLVSVVSILTGWATSPLQGVFLGFVLSLSSTAVVLKLLTERGETVAVHGQLMLALLIAQDLALGLMLAFLPALVQPERFWVVLLAAVLKFTLFLGGAIAVGRWCIPRLMRTVAATESQELFLLTTIALCLGIAWITSILGLSIELGAFVAGLMVAEVDYSEQALGRVLPLRDTFACLFFASVGMLIDPQVLLNNWVIILELVTVVMVGKALIILPIILRFGYSFKTALLVSVGLNQIGEFSFVLSLQGLELGLISDQQYLLLLGTTAITLVLTPAWLNSAPWLTRSLQKIPAVDRWLSQMAEPKLLSVPDTLAEHVIVAGYGRVGQVLVNILLNRGYKVLVIENSEAAIQKLRHRRIPYIYGDADAEQVLEKTHLPQAKAMAIALPDPASTRLLLQRALARSPHLDIIARSHTDREIDLLTQIGAREVVQPEFEAAMELGAHLLRSLGEDTVGIQQVLNNIRRDRYQSVRS; this is encoded by the coding sequence ATGTACCGGCAACAGACAGATGTCCCCACCGATGAAGTGAAGGAGTCGACGGTGGCCGCAGAACATCAGTTTGTACTGGACCTAACGGTGGCGTTAGGGGCTTCAGCCGTCAGTGGATATGTTGCGAATCGGCTGCGACAACCAGCCCTGTTGGGGTATTTAGCGGCGGGGTTACTAATCGGCCCGTCGGGGTTTCGATTGCTGAATGACGTGCAGCAAATTGAAGAATTGGCCGAAATCGGCGTCGCGTTTTTGCTGTTTGCGCTGGGGGTTGAGTTTTCCCTCGCAGAACTGCGGCGGGTGCAAAAAATCGCCGTCCAAGGCAGCCTCTGGCAGATGGGGCTCACCACTGTACTCGTGTCTGTGGTGTCGATCTTGACCGGGTGGGCGACGTCGCCGCTGCAAGGAGTTTTTCTCGGCTTCGTGCTGTCTCTGTCTTCTACAGCAGTCGTGCTCAAGCTTTTGACCGAGCGCGGCGAAACCGTGGCAGTACACGGTCAACTAATGTTGGCGTTGCTCATTGCCCAAGACCTTGCATTGGGGTTGATGCTGGCGTTTTTGCCTGCCCTCGTTCAGCCAGAGCGGTTTTGGGTTGTTTTACTCGCCGCAGTGTTGAAGTTCACGCTGTTTTTAGGGGGCGCGATCGCGGTCGGGCGGTGGTGCATTCCTCGTTTGATGCGCACTGTGGCTGCCACCGAGAGCCAGGAATTATTTTTGCTCACCACGATCGCGCTGTGTCTAGGCATTGCGTGGATTACCTCCATCCTGGGGCTGTCGATTGAGCTGGGGGCCTTTGTGGCGGGGCTCATGGTCGCCGAAGTGGACTATTCAGAACAGGCGTTGGGGCGCGTTTTACCGCTGCGCGATACCTTTGCCTGTCTCTTTTTTGCCTCGGTCGGCATGCTGATCGACCCACAAGTGTTGTTAAACAACTGGGTGATTATTTTAGAACTGGTGACAGTGGTGATGGTAGGTAAAGCGCTGATTATTTTGCCGATCATTCTGCGGTTTGGCTATTCCTTCAAAACGGCGCTGTTAGTAAGTGTCGGGCTCAACCAAATTGGCGAATTTTCCTTTGTGCTGTCATTGCAGGGGTTGGAACTGGGCTTGATCAGTGATCAGCAGTATCTGTTGTTGTTGGGCACGACGGCCATCACCTTGGTGCTAACGCCAGCGTGGCTCAACAGTGCGCCGTGGTTGACGCGATCGCTACAAAAAATTCCCGCCGTTGATCGCTGGCTCAGTCAAATGGCGGAGCCCAAGCTGCTGTCGGTGCCTGACACCTTAGCCGAACATGTGATTGTGGCGGGCTATGGGCGCGTGGGCCAAGTCCTGGTGAATATTTTGCTCAATCGCGGCTACAAGGTACTGGTGATTGAGAACAGTGAAGCGGCCATTCAAAAGCTACGCCATCGACGCATTCCCTACATTTATGGCGATGCTGACGCTGAACAGGTGCTCGAAAAAACTCACCTGCCCCAAGCCAAGGCCATGGCGATTGCCCTGCCCGACCCCGCGAGCACGCGGTTATTGCTGCAGCGGGCGTTAGCGCGATCGCCCCACCTCGACATCATTGCCCGTTCTCATACCGACCGCGAAATTGATCTGTTGACCCAGATTGGCGCACGGGAAGTGGTGCAACCCGAATTTGAAGCGGCGATGGAATTGGGCGCACACCTGCTGCGATCGCTCGGCGAAGATACCGTGGGCATTCAGCAAGTGTTAAACAACATTCGCCGCGATCGCTATCAAAGTGTCCGTAGCTAA
- a CDS encoding Crp/Fnr family transcriptional regulator, whose product MSVNSSLRPHTAQHLSSQDGFVAVLEQLYRERTLTPYAAGRTMPLKMSEVLIVCRGVVQLYTIQPDGSETLLGLAGPSMPIGLPFTIVDPFWATALTDVDVLPLPTAEVEASPLLLAGICRHLMRRLQQSEAWLAIAGQRLVGDRLRQLLLLIAHEFGQVEPGGVRIPVRLTHHQLATAIGTTRVTVTRLLKEFKAEGWLQTEQRYLIVQLEQLRTSGWSRMYL is encoded by the coding sequence GTGTCTGTCAACTCCTCTTTGCGCCCCCACACTGCTCAGCATCTGTCATCTCAGGATGGTTTTGTGGCAGTGTTAGAGCAGCTCTACCGAGAACGAACGCTAACGCCGTATGCGGCCGGGCGCACGATGCCCTTAAAGATGAGCGAAGTGCTGATTGTCTGTCGAGGGGTGGTGCAGCTTTACACCATTCAACCCGATGGCAGTGAAACGCTGTTGGGCTTGGCGGGGCCGTCGATGCCTATTGGCTTACCTTTTACGATTGTGGATCCCTTTTGGGCCACCGCTCTGACCGATGTGGATGTCTTACCGTTACCGACGGCGGAAGTGGAAGCATCTCCCCTATTGCTAGCAGGAATTTGTCGTCATTTGATGCGACGGCTGCAACAGTCAGAAGCGTGGCTGGCGATCGCGGGGCAGCGATTAGTCGGCGATCGCCTCCGTCAATTGCTGCTATTAATTGCCCATGAGTTCGGACAAGTCGAGCCCGGTGGGGTGCGAATTCCGGTGCGCTTGACCCATCACCAACTAGCCACGGCGATTGGCACCACCCGAGTGACGGTCACGCGTTTACTCAAAGAGTTCAAAGCAGAAGGCTGGCTACAAACTGAGCAGCGTTACTTGATTGTGCAGCTTGAGCAGTTACGCACCAGCGGTTGGAGCCGCATGTACCTTTAG
- a CDS encoding MFS transporter — protein MRKLPSLPFSVKFAYGTGELAAAVPSSLSAFFLLYFFTDVAGMTPALAGGVLMFGRLWDAINDPLIGWLSDRTRSPLGRRYPWMLAGVVPLSICFILLWTVPPVETQWGLFTYYALLSLFAFASLTSVQLPYTALAAELSDDYDERTALIGMKSAFSIGGSILGLVMAQIVFDRISDPEAQYHLLGRLSASLAVFMIVFCVVGTYRRYWQVQAHRDRSRAHPATTSLFVEIRSVFRNSAFRKILGLYLCGWIGIQLTAVMLPYFVGAWMGLPESHFARMALTVQGTAIAMVVVWERVAKFSDKRTIFLLGAPLAIFALTALLTLQPGNVTMMYLLGMFAGMGVATLYMVPFSMLPDVVDLDELETGLRREGLYFSAVVFLQKVGIAIALFASGSLLDLTGFVANAANQPDLALWTIRLLIGPLPAILLLGSVWFAYRYPISRDRHQQILLALAERRPPEHPTPPASIASKSS, from the coding sequence TTGCGAAAACTGCCGTCCTTGCCTTTTTCAGTCAAATTTGCGTACGGTACTGGAGAACTGGCAGCGGCAGTACCCTCGAGCCTATCTGCCTTTTTCCTGCTGTACTTTTTTACGGATGTCGCAGGGATGACCCCAGCGCTGGCCGGGGGCGTCCTCATGTTTGGCCGGCTATGGGATGCCATCAACGATCCGCTGATTGGCTGGCTTAGCGATCGCACGCGATCGCCCCTCGGTCGTCGCTATCCTTGGATGCTGGCAGGGGTCGTGCCCCTGTCGATTTGCTTCATTCTGTTGTGGACGGTGCCCCCAGTCGAAACTCAATGGGGATTGTTCACTTATTACGCGCTCTTGTCACTGTTTGCCTTTGCGTCGCTCACTTCCGTCCAACTGCCCTATACGGCCCTTGCGGCAGAGCTCTCAGATGATTATGACGAGCGTACGGCTCTCATCGGTATGAAGTCAGCCTTCAGCATTGGCGGCAGCATTCTTGGCTTGGTGATGGCGCAAATCGTCTTCGATCGCATTAGTGACCCCGAGGCGCAGTATCACCTTCTGGGGCGACTGTCGGCGAGTCTAGCCGTGTTTATGATCGTGTTTTGTGTGGTCGGCACCTATCGCCGCTACTGGCAGGTCCAGGCTCACCGCGATCGCTCCCGCGCGCATCCGGCCACGACTTCCCTATTCGTAGAAATTCGCAGTGTGTTTCGGAACTCAGCGTTTCGTAAAATTCTCGGCCTTTATCTCTGTGGTTGGATTGGTATTCAACTCACGGCAGTGATGCTGCCCTACTTTGTTGGAGCCTGGATGGGACTGCCAGAAAGTCACTTTGCGCGTATGGCTCTGACCGTTCAGGGCACCGCGATCGCCATGGTCGTCGTGTGGGAGCGCGTTGCTAAATTCAGCGATAAGCGAACCATTTTTTTGTTAGGCGCCCCCCTGGCAATTTTTGCGTTGACCGCGCTGCTGACACTACAACCCGGCAATGTGACCATGATGTATCTGCTGGGCATGTTTGCGGGAATGGGGGTCGCCACGCTTTACATGGTCCCATTTTCCATGTTGCCCGACGTCGTCGACCTCGACGAGTTAGAAACCGGGTTACGCCGCGAAGGGCTGTATTTCAGTGCGGTTGTCTTTCTCCAAAAAGTGGGGATTGCGATCGCCCTGTTCGCCTCCGGTAGTCTGCTCGATTTGACCGGATTCGTCGCCAATGCCGCCAATCAGCCAGATTTGGCCCTTTGGACAATTCGTCTGCTGATTGGCCCCTTGCCAGCAATATTGCTGTTGGGTAGTGTTTGGTTTGCCTATCGCTATCCCATCAGCCGCGATCGCCATCAACAGATTTTGTTGGCACTGGCCGAGCGACGACCACCAGAGCATCCGACTCCGCCTGCCTCCATCGCGAGCAAGTCAAGTTAA
- a CDS encoding SOS response-associated peptidase: MCGRFAQTHAGADVAQTFQLAAVPELSPRYNIAPSQDISVIVQSRRTGDRLHHAKRWGLVPGWSKDVQIGNKLINARSETVADKPAFRDAFQRRRCLIVADGFYEWQQAPKGQAKQPHLIRLKARSLFAFAGLWERWRSPQTDELHFSCTILTTAANTLMAPIHHRMPVILPSAAYDVWLDPTHYNRGELTALLRPYEAASMEAIAIGTAINHPQNEGAAVQAPL, from the coding sequence ATGTGTGGGCGATTTGCTCAAACTCATGCCGGGGCAGATGTTGCTCAGACGTTTCAACTTGCAGCAGTGCCGGAACTCTCCCCGCGATACAACATTGCGCCTAGCCAGGATATTTCGGTGATTGTGCAGTCACGCCGTACTGGCGATCGCCTGCATCATGCCAAGCGCTGGGGCTTAGTGCCCGGGTGGAGCAAAGATGTTCAAATTGGCAACAAGCTGATCAATGCTCGGTCAGAAACCGTTGCGGATAAACCCGCCTTTCGCGATGCCTTTCAGCGACGGCGGTGTTTGATTGTGGCAGATGGGTTTTACGAATGGCAGCAGGCTCCCAAGGGGCAAGCTAAGCAGCCGCACCTGATTCGGCTCAAAGCGCGATCGCTGTTTGCCTTTGCAGGCTTATGGGAACGTTGGCGATCGCCCCAAACCGATGAGCTGCACTTCTCTTGCACGATTTTGACGACTGCGGCGAATACGTTAATGGCGCCGATTCATCATCGGATGCCGGTGATTTTGCCCTCAGCCGCTTATGACGTTTGGCTAGACCCGACCCATTACAACCGGGGCGAGTTGACCGCACTCTTGCGTCCCTATGAGGCTGCATCAATGGAGGCGATCGCGATTGGGACAGCCATCAACCATCCGCAAAATGAAGGAGCCGCCGTGCAGGCACCGCTGTAG
- a CDS encoding CU044_2847 family protein, protein MITIKAHWFIIDAVMHSDIIQTVTSSEESIVLFEMSDSRGKMTAASRHPQELATKSAQALGQAMGTIHALANRTSETLAKLPQPPATCEVEFGIKVDAQAGVLVSNSAEASNLRIKFVWVPTPSKPASE, encoded by the coding sequence TTGATTACAATCAAGGCGCATTGGTTCATTATTGACGCGGTTATGCACAGCGACATCATTCAAACCGTCACTTCTTCCGAAGAGTCCATCGTGCTGTTTGAAATGAGCGATTCTCGGGGCAAAATGACCGCTGCTTCGCGGCATCCTCAAGAGCTCGCCACCAAATCAGCCCAAGCCCTTGGCCAAGCGATGGGCACCATTCACGCCCTGGCTAATCGCACCTCCGAAACGCTGGCTAAGTTGCCCCAACCGCCAGCCACCTGCGAAGTCGAATTTGGGATCAAAGTGGATGCTCAAGCAGGGGTTTTGGTCAGCAACTCTGCCGAGGCGAGCAACTTGCGGATTAAATTTGTGTGGGTGCCTACCCCCTCTAAACCTGCCTCAGAATAG
- a CDS encoding HugZ family protein: MVSFSDVQSAYVDFPTQVQSLMLSTVTPEGQPQASYTPFVMGRDRTFYIFVSGLSSHTQNLQKTSQAGILLIEDEAQAQQIFARRRLMYDCDVTLIERHDPQWANLADQFKRRFGNLIDMLRQLPDFQIFQLAPSGGRFVVGFGAAYEVNPDNLEQLMPTEN; encoded by the coding sequence ATGGTTAGTTTCTCGGATGTTCAATCCGCCTACGTAGATTTCCCGACTCAGGTGCAGAGCCTCATGCTAAGCACGGTCACTCCTGAAGGGCAACCGCAGGCCAGCTACACCCCATTTGTGATGGGTCGCGATCGCACCTTCTACATTTTTGTCAGTGGTCTTTCTAGCCATACTCAAAATCTGCAAAAGACTTCTCAAGCAGGCATCCTACTCATCGAAGATGAAGCTCAAGCGCAACAAATTTTTGCTCGGCGACGTTTGATGTACGACTGTGATGTCACCTTGATCGAACGTCACGATCCCCAATGGGCCAACCTGGCAGATCAGTTTAAGCGGCGATTTGGCAACCTGATTGATATGTTGCGGCAGTTGCCTGATTTTCAAATTTTTCAACTCGCACCCAGTGGTGGCCGTTTTGTCGTGGGCTTTGGGGCGGCCTATGAGGTCAACCCCGACAATCTGGAACAGTTGATGCCCACCGAAAATTAA